Within Mustela lutreola isolate mMusLut2 chromosome 10, mMusLut2.pri, whole genome shotgun sequence, the genomic segment tgagttcaagccccatatatatatatatatgaaatgagtTGTAGCCAGGGGTGCATGTGAAATCAAGGgaggttttgtttgcttgtttcttttttttttttttaagattttatttatttatttgacagacagaaatcacaagtaggccaagaggcaggcagagagagagaggaggaagcaggctccccgctgagcagagagcccgatgcggggcttgatcccaggacctcaggatcatgatctgagccgaaggcagaggctttaacccactgagccacccaggcacccctgtttgctTGTTTCTAAGATAGGAAATAATAGACATCACAATGGTATGATATTGGAAATGATCCACTTTATAGGAAGAGGGCAACGATTTTGAGTTGCATCTAAGCAGAGATCATTTCCCACCTGGCTTGGGACCTGGGAGCACCCGTCCCAAGTGGTTGTGCATTTGCTTCCACTAAAAGCCCAGGAGCCCCACCACCCCAGGACTAATTTCCATGTTAAATTTCCACCTTGAGGTTTATCACACCAAACAGGTAGAATAAATTTGGATTCCAGAACCTCAAAAAGCACAATCTTGGGTCTGCTAGCTCACCTcggtccttttttattttttagatttttatttatttatttgacagacggagttcacaagtaggcagagaggcagacagaagaagagggggaagcaggctcctcgctgagcagagagcccgatgtgggactcgatcccaggaccctgagatcatgacctgagccgaaagtggAGGCTTTAACCTaagaagccacccaggcaccccacacctaggtacttttttttttttttttttttttttttaatttccccaatGAAGGCCCTACAAAGACAAGCTGTGTGTGTTTCTGGGATTTATGGGCAAAGTTCACTCATCTTTCTTCATGAAGGTCGTGGTCCCTAGAGGATGCCAACTTGTTACTGATAAAAACCTGAAGCCACATTGGGGCTCTGGCTCTGCTCCTTCTCCACCACCGGCAGCTTGggatttctcattttcttgaaaGCCCCGCCATACATTTAGAACACTTGGGTATGTTttaaggcgggggggggggggataaatagagagagggagacaagccataggagactcttaacgATAGAGGACAAATGGAGGGTtgatggaggtgggtgggggatgggctagctGGGggatgggtatcaaggagggaaCGGAGCAGAAGGCCTAAATCATAGAAAATGCTTGGTATAGGTTGGTGACTGAACAAATCACTGTCCAAAAACCACACAACTCATAGTACAGTACTAAGTGATTTTCTGCATCTTGGAGACTCTATCCTCTAAGAAGAAAGTGGTTTCCGTGGAGACGAGAGAAAGGTTTCTGATGGTTATTTCGGTTTACGCTGCTGGGAAAAGCCATGTCACTTTGGTCTGGTAACCCCATGTCTTTTCCTCTCCAGAATGGAGATCTCCTCTCACCAGTCCCACCTCCTGCAGCAACTGAATGAGCAGCGCAGGCAAGACGTCTTCTGTGACTGCAGCATTCTGGTGGAAGGGAAGGTCTTCAAAGCGCACCGAAATGTATTATTTGCTAGCAGTGGTTATTTCAAAATGCTCCTTTCTCAGAATTCGAAGGAGACGAGTCAGCCCACCACAGCTACCTTTCAGGCCTTCTCCCCTGACACTTTTACGGTCATCCTGGACTTTGTCTATTCTGGCAAACTCTCTCTCACGGGTCAGAACGTCATAGAAGTGATGTCAGCCGCCAGCTTCCTTCAGATGACTGATGTCATTAGCGTATGTAAGACCTTTATTAAATCTTCACTAGACatcagtgagaaagaaaaagatcgcTATTTCAGTCTCTCCGATAAAGATGCCAATTCTAACGGTATAGAACGTTCCTCCTTTTATAGCAGCGGCTGGCAAGAAGAAAGCGGTTCTCCACACTCTCACCTGAGCGCAGATCAAGGAACAGGTGTCATAAGTGGGAAATCTTGGAGTAAGTATAATTACCATCCAGCCTCCCAAAGGAATACTCAACAGCCTTTGGCCAAGCATGAACAAAGGAAAGACTCCATTAAAAAGTCCAAACATTTGAGGCTGTCACAGCCTTCTGAAGTCGCTCATTATAAGTCCAGCAAACGAGAAGCACGAACCTCAGATTCTTCCAGCCACATTTCCCAATCTGAAGAACACGCACAGATTGATGCTCACATGGACTCCATGCCCGTTGGCTATCCGTACGGTCCAGGATCTGATGTCACATCCAGAAGCTTTCCaggtatccaaaaaaaaaaaagaaaaatcagtcccCTCAGTGAGGTCCTAAGGCTCCTGGGCTATACAAACCAATCCTATCTCAGCATGCCCTTACTTTGAAGTGTTACAGGCAGTTGagccaagtgatttttttttaagtcattctcCTCTAAtcaaatttatttcataaaacatgaatttaaatttctaattaaaaatagtattggataggggcacctggctggctcagttggtagagcacataaCTCCTGATCATAGGGTCATGAGTTCacaccccacattgggcatggagcttactttaaaaaaaaaaaaaattaaaaaaagaataaatttaataacagTCAAAACAATAGGGTTCTGAATTTCAAAGCCAAAGATTTTCCCAGCCTATGTCATCAGATGATTAGATTACTGTTAAGCCCctatagctctttttttaaatggttcaATCCCTAAGATGCATATCTTCactttaaattacatattttttttccgaGTATTTACTTAGGAGGAGCATTTTTATACAGAAAAGTTAAACAGAGCATTCATGCATATTTACAAAGGTTCACAGACCCAAGACTTTAAAAAACTGGACATCTGATTTTATTGAGACATAAAGACATAATTTAAAAACCACACGCAACCCTTAACATAACACTGTAATCCTGCGTGCAACAACAACcagaaacatctcatttttatGATAGTAGTAAAATGCAGAAAGACTGTGGAGGTGTTGGTTTCAGTAATCCACCCCTTACCACCAGAAGACTATGGTAGAGAACAGGAATTGGAAATGCAtgtcatggggtgcctgagtggctcagtgagttaagcctctgcctttggctcaggtcatgatcccgggatcctgggatcgagtcctgcagccggctctctgctcagcggggagcctgcttctctctctctctctctctctctctctctctgcctgcatctctgcctacttgtgatctctgtctgtcaaataaataaaatctttaaaaacaacaacaacaacaaaaaacaaaacaatgaaccaCTGAATTTAATGGCTATTAAATTGATGAAGTTTGCTTCCAAACAAATATCTTGAGTacatgagttttattttatttatttttttcaagtttatataaatatatatatatatattttactaatctctgcacccaacgtaTGGCTCAAATCCACACTGCGGAGATCCAGAATCACAtgctccaatgactgagccagccagccaggcgccccttgaatacatgagttttaaaataaaacattaaatagcCTTGAcagtttttcccctttaaaagtGTTACAAGTGTACAGAAAGTAGAGGCAAGGAGATAAAAAATATGTCAATAAAACACATCACTTAAAAGCTATAATATGAAATACTTTGAGGTTGTACCTCcacttcttttgcttttgtttttgtctttttttgttttttaatctctagtTTTAAAGTCCAGCTCTccctttttacatttaaatccagTGACTCCACAACGCAGATTGAGAGGACAGCGCAAGAGTGTAAATTTACCCCAACGTTGTACATCTCTCAAATGCTCACGTTACCGTTCTGGACTCAGGGGTGCATGGAcaatggagtctttttttttttttaagattatttgtttatttatttgacaatgatcacaaagtaggcagagaggcaggcagagagagagggagggaagcaggctgcctgctgagcagagagcccaatgtggggcttgatcccaggaccctgagatcatgacctgagccaaaggcagaggcttaacccatgagccacccaggcgtccctggacaatggagtctttttttttttcctcaaagattttatttatttatttgacagacagagatcacaaataggcagagaggcaggaagaagcaggctccccgctaagcagagagcccgatgtggggcttgatcccagtaccctgaaatcatgacctgagccaaaggcagaggctctaaaccactgagccacccaggtgcccctggacaatGGAGTCTTGATGacatctcttccttctcctttcctcctgcctTTGCAAGACTCACCAACTCCTTTGGGATACTTGATATTAGATTGGAACTGTTGTGGTGAACTTTCCAGTGATTTAATCAAACTGTCTCCTGACAGATGATCTGCCCCGGATGCGGTTCAAGTGTCCCTACTGCACCCACGTGGTGAAGCGGAAGGCAGACCTCAAGCGCCATCTTCGCTGCCATACAGGGGAAAGACCCTACCCTTGTCAAGCCTGTGGGAAGAGATTTAGCAGGCTGGACCACCTCAGTAGCCATTTCCGCACAGTACGTACAGGACTTTTCCTCATTTTACTTCTTAAGAAACGTGCACAATCACCTGCTTTCGGATCATCTTAATTTACTGAGGGAAATCTTTTCCTACAACTGTGCTCTGTTGGAAATGTTTCCAACCTAATGGTTTCACTTTGCACATAATGcctcatttaatatatattttcattctcctttgAGACCGTGAAGTAGGAGATACTCTTTTGAAtatccattttgttttctaaaatttttttaagggttttatttatttgacagatggagatcataagtaggcagagaagcaggcagagagagaggaggaagcaggctctttgctgagcagagagcccgatgcagggctggatcccaggaccctgggatcatgacccgagccgaaggcagaggctttaacccactgcgccaccaaGGCACCTctgtataaatttttattaatttttttaaagtatccattttagttcatttaaaatCGAGTATGTTTTTATGTACCGGTCTCATCCAGAGCCAGAGACGATGTAAACTAAAGATATCTGGATCTCCAGGTCAGAATGACCACTGCGTGTGGCGATTCTGCGTGTCCTGGTGGTTCTCTGATGCTTACCTGGTAGGATCTCGGTCCGTTTCTGCTGTCCATCCTCTGTCCCCTGTGCCCCTTTCAAGTCTCTATCTGTAGTCTTCTCAAGGAAGGGAGCAAGGTGGGCAGTAGAGCCACTTCCACTCGGACTGGACTGTCAACAGTTAGGAAAATCTCAGCAAATTTGCTGTTCAGTGCTCTGGCGGGCTACTAAGGCAAGGACATTGGAATTACTCCACTGTTCATCTTGTGGCAAGAATGTTTTCTGAAATCTGTGTTCTATTATGCTTCTATTCCCTTTGTATCAGCCCCTTTTAACTTCAAAGGACAATGGGTCACTGAGGGTGATTTCTTCATGCATTGCTCTGGACTTAATTATTTAGCAAATACAGACGGAGCACCCATGTGCCAGCCCCTTTTTTTCAGCGCTAGGTCTCCAGCAGTgggcaaaacagacaaaatctctgccttccgacatctgggtggctcagtctgttaagtgtctgcctttggcttgggtcatgatcccagggtcctaggatggagccccgcatcaggctccctgctccctctccccattgcttgtgctttctgtccctctctctctctctcttaaatgaataaataaaatctttaagcaaaTCTGTGGCTTCATTAACCTTATGAAgctaggattttttaaattaaaaattacaaaagcaatgaatgtgcatttttaaaagtaaaaataagaaaataaaaatatttttaccaccAGACACTACcattccccccccttttttttaaagattttatttctttatttatcagagagagagagagagagtgtacaaccagggggagcagcaggcagagggagaagcagggctctctgctgagcaaggaacccgacgcgggacttgatcccaggactctgggatcatgacttgaaccgaaggcagatgcttaacacactgagccacccaggcattttcAGATACTACCATTCTTAAGACAGTATCGCATGCATAtagatggttttttgtttttgtttttaccaaattAGATCATACTGTTTGTGCCTGCTATCTTTATGAACAAGCTCTACCTTTCCATCTCAGTGGAAATTTTATCTAACATCCAGTTCAATTTCAAACCTCCCTGTAATCCCCCAATACCTTTTAGAGCTTGTTTGTCCAAACCAGTACCCAGTGAAGGATCCTGTACTACATCTCATTAAGTcccttaaatatgtttttaagagAGCATagtcctccctgccccccttttCATTTCCATAACACTGACTTGCTGAAGATGCAGAGATAATTAACCTACCTCTTGATTTCTCTGCTTGCTTTAACAGGTGTCATTTAGCTTGTTCCTCTGTCCCCCTGCATTTTCTATAAACTGTATGTTTTATCTAAAGACTTAATggagggacgcctaggtggctgagtcggttaagtgtctcccttcagctcgggtgatgatctcagggtcctgctgggattgagccccttgtccaGCCCCTCaatgggctcccttctcagtggggagtctccttcttcttcctctgcccctccccctgctcacacacattctttctttttcaaataaataaataaaatctttaaaaataaataaatagggacgcctgggtggcttagtgggttaggcctctgtcttcggctcaggttatgatctcaaggtcctgggattgagccccgcattgggctctagccccgcattgggctctctgctcagcagggagcctgcttctccttctctctctgcctgcctctgcctacttgtgatctctgtctgtcaaataaataaataaaatctttaaaaaaataaaaatttaaaaaaattaaaagttaaaataaataaaggcttaaTGGATTCAAGGTAAATACTTTCAGCTACACTTACACATCTATACACAGCTATACTTACACATCAGGggtaaaattatttcactcataatatGTCACATTAAGAGACACAATATCTGGTGGACCCATCATTCATATTGTTAATGGTTGGTCATTAAAGTTAGGATAATGAGACTGTGATCCCACCATTTTTCAGTTAAAGGTGCCACCTTGTGATTAGAAAGGAATCTGTGTGGAGCTGTTTTGGCATTATGCTACTATCCATTTCCCTATCAACCATTCATTTCATGGTATTAATATCAGTTGATAAACTATGTCCAAACTATTAATTTTACTTGGGTTGTAGAATGATTTActcattttatcatttcttctacCTTATTAGCTAGAATTCTGTAAAGTAAAACTTTTCTTCATCACCTGGGACTATTCAGTTACTTTGAAATACAGTTACTACAGGAGAAACAGgataaatatttaattctttccCTTTAATTATCAATTTTCAAGTAAAGAGTTGATTTAGTAGCAGTTTCAAATGGCAATATgaatattttctgttgttttttttttttttaatagcaaatgGTCTCATGAATTCTCATTCGTTCATTGTGTTTGGACCTACGAcaattattctttttgatactcaAATTTTCGGTTTTGTCCAGTGAGGACAACTTGAAACTATTTCTTGCATCCCTTTGTCATAACTCCGGTAAATATTCAAGATGGCCTTATTCTCTGGCCCTCAAATTTCCCTAGGCTCACCTTGTATTTTCCCTGGAAAATACGAGTCGCAaacctggaatcagccatttctcaaaAAATGAGAATGGGGAGTAAAATTAGAAACCAAACTTTGGATACCTGGAGTGGTCACTACTCATCGTTACTAAGGGGTCATTCCTCTTAGATTATTTCAGTGGATAGAGCtagaagatttttaaatagtGGGTTTGTgatgatattttcaatttttttttttttttgtattttcaagtttaaCATTATAGTGTTTCACTTAATTTCTTTGACTTAGTAACTGTATTGGAattgagggggtgggggataaaTACAAATCTGCCAGAACTTTCTAAGAAAACACCACCACATAGAATACTCATAATATTACTATCTCGGCAACAATAAGGGCACATTCAAGTTGTGTAGTTTTGATATTTACTGATTAATATCTCAACATTTAAGCAGAAAATAATAACTATACTAtattttcttagatattttaCCAGACTGCattagttttcttgttttttttcttttcgctATTTGTGTTTAGTGGCCTACTTCCATATTGTTCTAATTTTATCTAAATGAATATGCCATAAATAGTAATTCAGCAGTATAAAATTAATTGTAATGGTTTTTGAGTAGAACCCATAATCTGCTCCTGACAGCTGTTTAAAAAGTTATTAGTAACTGTAATTATGTAGTTATTCATCAGTTACAAATTTTTCCCAAAGCATTTCACACATAGTAACTCATTTGGTCCTCACGACCTGAGTTGTATTCTCATTAGTAAGTGGAAGTATGCAGAGATAGTATTAGGCTGATACATGACAGAAGTACCACAGTTGTTGTTATGACCAGTTTCCATTTTGATTGACAGCCTTCCATTCTGTTTGGGTGGTGTCCATATCTTActagttgttaaatattttgcctATTGAGGTGACTGGGGGCTTATGGGGCACCTCTGTGGCttagtcattgagcgtctgcctttggctcaggtcatgatcccaggg encodes:
- the ZBTB8A gene encoding zinc finger and BTB domain-containing protein 8A, coding for MEISSHQSHLLQQLNEQRRQDVFCDCSILVEGKVFKAHRNVLFASSGYFKMLLSQNSKETSQPTTATFQAFSPDTFTVILDFVYSGKLSLTGQNVIEVMSAASFLQMTDVISVCKTFIKSSLDISEKEKDRYFSLSDKDANSNGIERSSFYSSGWQEESGSPHSHLSADQGTGVISGKSWSKYNYHPASQRNTQQPLAKHEQRKDSIKKSKHLRLSQPSEVAHYKSSKREARTSDSSSHISQSEEHAQIDAHMDSMPVGYPYGPGSDVTSRSFPDDLPRMRFKCPYCTHVVKRKADLKRHLRCHTGERPYPCQACGKRFSRLDHLSSHFRTIHQACKLICRKCKRHVTDLTGQVVQEGTRRYRLCNECLAEVGIDRLPIEMDAEQHLMSPSDGDKDSRWHLSEDENRSYVEIVEDGSADLVIQQVDDSEEEEEKEIKPNIR